In the genome of Bacteroides mediterraneensis, the window TGGCTACTCCTGCCGCGCAAGGCAAGGAATTCGATGAACTTCGTGCCGTGATGGGGTATGCCGCTACCGGACGTGTCCTATACGGCAGACGGCGCACACGAGGCATGCGGTTGCGGTATTATGCGGCGGCAGCAGTGGCAGGTCTCATCGTACTGACCACTGCCTGGCGGCTGACGGAAAGTGCAAATGTATGTGTGGCTTACATCAACGGACAGCGCTGTACCGACAAGGAAGTGGTGCTTTCCGAAGCGCTGAAATCAATCGAAAAGGTGAGTCACCGCTCCTCCGAAGAAACAGTCCAGAGTCAGTTGTCGGATATATTCCAGACACTGGAGGAAGGTGGAACGGAATCAGTTGACAAAAAATAAATTGAATAATAGGAGAAGACGATATGATAAGACGATGGATTATGTTATGGATGTGTCTGCTGGCTGTGCTGCCCGTGTGTGCACAGAAGGGGATGCATGTGGAAGACTTGTTTGGGAGCCGCTTCAAGCATGATAAACAGGCCGTGGAAGTCCTTATCAAAGGAAGGGAATTGAAAAAATATCATCTTACACTTTTCCGCAGCCTGACGATAACCGATGAACCGGCTGTGGCGGAAGAGATAGAGGCACTGGTAGGGCTGGATGCCCAAACCGCAGTCGACAAGGAAGTGGGCAAGGTCGGGAATAGACTGTATTACGGTTTCTACTGCTTTCCGGCACAGGACGATAATTACCGCTATCTGTTTTATCGGAATGCTGCGGTAGCTCCTGGCAGCAGTAAGAAGATGGAAGTGACCGTGGTATATATGGAAGGAAAAATCACGCTGGAAGAGTTGAAACGGATGTTCAAGTAAGAGAAAATAAACAAAATACGATAAGAGACATGAAAAAAATGATTTTGCTGGTGGTCACTTTGCTGACCGCAATGGGCGGATATGCCGAGGGTGGAGATTCGCTGAAAGTGGAAAATGTGATGTGTATACAGAAACCTGAGCAGGTGAAGATTACCGAATCGGGCAGTCGTTTCACAGTAGAAGTGGAGGGGAAGGAAGATAATCCGAATTTCCGTTATGTCCGTGAGGTGGAGATGTCTTCCTCAGACGTGTCGGTGACAAAGGAACGCAGCGGCAACTGGGATTTCCAGATTCCGTTCAGAAAGCGGACGTCGGAACGGAGGCATCACCAGAACCAGCTGGTGGTGAAAAACCTGAAGATAGGACTTTCCTGTGTACAGGGCGCTCCCGAGAACATGGACGTCAGTATGGGGTCGTCGTGGGAGATTACCACTCCTACCTTAGGATGGGAGTATTATCCGTGGGCTACGGAGACTTCTTTTTCCATTGGAGTGGCCTGCAGCTGGCGTAATTACCGGATGACCGGCAAGCAGCGTTTTATAAAAGAGGAGGGAAGAGACATGACGGTGGGACCCTATCCTAAAGGGGCCGATATTCAGTTCTCGCGTATCAAAGTGTTCAGCTGGGCTGTTCCGGTGATGCTGACTCATAAAACAAAGCGTAATTTCAATTTCAGTCTGGGAGCCATTGTCAATTTCAACACGCATGCCAGCCTGAAAACGCGGTATAAGTTGGACGGAAATGAATATAAACTGACCGACAGCAAT includes:
- a CDS encoding DUF6108 family protein, which translates into the protein MIRRWIMLWMCLLAVLPVCAQKGMHVEDLFGSRFKHDKQAVEVLIKGRELKKYHLTLFRSLTITDEPAVAEEIEALVGLDAQTAVDKEVGKVGNRLYYGFYCFPAQDDNYRYLFYRNAAVAPGSSKKMEVTVVYMEGKITLEELKRMFK